A DNA window from Acinetobacter sp. 10FS3-1 contains the following coding sequences:
- a CDS encoding carbon starvation CstA family protein: METLQQKSTLTSKIIWLLVAIVGAVSFGVLALSRGEHVNAVWLVLAAACVYSIAYRFYSLFIANKVFELNERRLTPAHRLVDGLDYVPTNKSVLFGHHFAAIAGAGPLVGPILAAQMGYLPGTIWLLVGVVLAGAVQDFLVLFISTRRDGRSLGEMAKQELGTFAGIVVMLGALGVMIIILAVLALVVVKALTNSPWGVFSIAATIPIAIFMGIYMRFIRPGKIAEVSMIGFVLMMLGIIYGENIAQHPYWGPFFTLSGTELTWALIIYGFIASVLPVWLLLAPRDYLSTFLKIGVIAGLAVGIIFAMPEMKLPAVTQFIDGTGPVFAGSIFPFLFITIACGAISGFHALVSSGTTPKLVNNERDIRMIGYGGMLMESFVAIMALICAAVLDPGVYFAINSPAALLGTTAESAAEAVRNLGFVVTPEALTVLAQEVGESSILSRTGGAPTFAIGMAHIITEIFNSREMMAFWYHFAILFEALFILTAVDAGTRACRFMVQDTVGIVIPAVKKSHNFFGNLLGTAVAVAGWGFFVYQGVVDPLGGINSLWPLFGIGNQILAAMALILGTVILFKMKKEKYVWVTIVPTIFLFITSMTAGWQKIFHDNPKIGFLAQAERFNTAIAKNEILAPAKTMAEMQTVAMSNQINAVLCAFFMIVAFVMLFAAIGVIRRALASPVPTVNEAEAVYRDPEDIQPVKTH, translated from the coding sequence ATGGAAACTTTACAGCAGAAGTCGACGCTGACTTCAAAAATCATCTGGCTTTTAGTAGCCATCGTCGGGGCAGTCTCCTTTGGAGTTCTAGCACTGAGTCGTGGTGAGCATGTCAATGCAGTCTGGCTGGTTCTGGCCGCAGCTTGTGTGTATAGCATCGCTTACCGTTTTTATAGTTTATTTATTGCCAATAAGGTTTTTGAACTGAACGAGCGCCGTCTGACACCTGCGCATCGCTTGGTCGATGGTCTGGACTATGTGCCCACCAATAAGAGTGTCCTGTTTGGCCACCATTTTGCAGCAATTGCCGGGGCTGGCCCATTGGTCGGTCCAATCCTTGCTGCACAGATGGGCTATTTACCGGGAACTATCTGGCTGCTGGTCGGTGTAGTGTTGGCCGGTGCGGTACAGGATTTCCTAGTCCTGTTTATTTCTACACGTCGAGATGGCCGCTCACTGGGTGAAATGGCGAAACAGGAACTCGGTACTTTTGCCGGGATTGTGGTCATGCTGGGTGCGCTGGGCGTGATGATTATTATTCTGGCGGTACTTGCACTGGTGGTGGTCAAAGCACTGACCAACAGTCCATGGGGGGTCTTCAGTATTGCCGCCACCATTCCGATTGCGATTTTTATGGGGATTTATATGCGCTTTATCCGTCCGGGTAAAATTGCAGAAGTTTCCATGATTGGTTTCGTATTGATGATGCTGGGCATCATTTATGGTGAAAACATCGCACAGCATCCGTATTGGGGACCCTTCTTTACGCTGTCGGGGACTGAACTGACCTGGGCTTTGATCATTTATGGTTTTATCGCTTCGGTATTGCCAGTGTGGTTGTTACTTGCACCACGTGATTATTTATCTACTTTCTTGAAAATTGGAGTGATTGCGGGTCTGGCTGTAGGTATTATTTTTGCAATGCCAGAAATGAAATTACCGGCCGTAACTCAGTTTATTGACGGAACAGGTCCGGTCTTTGCGGGATCTATCTTCCCATTTCTGTTCATTACAATTGCCTGTGGTGCCATTTCCGGCTTCCACGCCCTGGTTTCTTCGGGAACCACGCCTAAACTGGTCAACAATGAACGCGATATCCGGATGATCGGTTATGGCGGTATGTTAATGGAGTCCTTTGTGGCGATCATGGCATTGATCTGTGCGGCAGTGCTGGATCCGGGGGTATATTTTGCCATTAACTCGCCGGCGGCATTGCTGGGTACTACGGCAGAAAGTGCGGCAGAAGCGGTGCGTAATCTTGGTTTCGTTGTTACCCCTGAGGCCCTCACTGTACTGGCTCAGGAAGTCGGTGAGAGCTCGATTCTGTCGCGTACCGGGGGTGCACCAACCTTTGCCATTGGTATGGCGCATATCATTACTGAAATTTTCAATAGCCGTGAAATGATGGCCTTCTGGTATCACTTTGCCATCCTGTTTGAAGCACTTTTCATTCTGACTGCCGTCGATGCTGGTACGCGTGCCTGCCGTTTCATGGTTCAAGATACAGTCGGAATTGTGATTCCTGCGGTAAAAAAATCGCATAATTTTTTTGGTAACCTGCTTGGTACAGCTGTAGCTGTTGCCGGTTGGGGCTTCTTTGTCTATCAGGGCGTAGTCGATCCATTGGGCGGAATTAACAGCTTATGGCCGCTATTCGGTATTGGTAACCAGATTCTGGCTGCAATGGCACTCATTCTAGGTACTGTCATCCTGTTCAAAATGAAGAAAGAAAAATATGTATGGGTCACTATTGTTCCCACCATTTTCCTATTTATTACTTCGATGACTGCGGGCTGGCAGAAGATTTTCCATGACAATCCAAAAATCGGCTTTCTGGCGCAAGCAGAGCGCTTTAATACTGCTATTGCCAAGAACGAAATTCTGGCACCTGCCAAAACAATGGCTGAAATGCAGACTGTCGCAATGTCCAACCAGATCAATGCGGTACTGTGTGCCTTCTTCATGATTGTGGCTTTTGTCATGCTGTTTGCCGCAATTGGGGTTATCCGTCGTGCACTTGCAAGTCCTGTACCGACTGTCAACGAAGCAGAAGCGGTTTATCGCGATCCCGAAGACATTCAGCCTGTAAAAACACATTAA
- a CDS encoding transglutaminaseTgpA domain-containing protein yields the protein MEKINTKLRVSVVLSLGFILLAQIAFLPVLLSLIFAISLICIWISLKRQRAFSKKWTFSLTVLALASIYLDYQSFLGVEAGVAVLTTFLYAKSLETRNRRDLIIVFNFALFVAASSFLFSQSFMMALAILLCLLSCLIGLYRIQTSEFEQDQSSQRQALQQDAKYVGKFIVYAIPFFLLLFIFFPRLPPLWHIPIPENKSITGISDSMSPGDIAELSQSSALAFRIIGDMSKLPPRSELYWRALVLDDYDGQRWTSHPVNQQPLIQQSRNLAAMNHRWDYQYLAADPSVFWIMGLEKSIPLERRYYNRQDWSIVPRRLTQRVEPIHLQWIDQPNAGQALAPHYMQRINTQIQSGLDPEAQRLAQRLYQQSGAEPRRYIHNVLNWYQQNGFVYTLKPGVMGKNRIDEFLFKSRQGFCEHYASSFVMLMRYAGIPARVVTGYQGGQAAPDGRSWEVRQLDAHAWAEVWIDDTWQRFDPTAMVAPQRIDDGMQNLMTEDERVRANSSGWPTQHHLWLTTMRVWSDYASYQWQSKVVGYNTESQQSWMSKLGLNSVYSSIMLMVAGIVILALLYALSIYWKLRQAQSPLERSIQQLNQSLSQPLKQQSAETFRQWMLRLSKQADGTDPALFSDAIQIFEKQAYSGVQLDTQELSRFKDLLKTCASVLRAK from the coding sequence ATGGAGAAAATCAATACAAAACTACGAGTATCGGTCGTGTTAAGTTTGGGATTCATCCTGCTGGCCCAGATCGCCTTTTTACCCGTTTTATTGAGTCTGATTTTTGCCATTAGTTTGATCTGTATCTGGATTTCACTCAAAAGACAGAGAGCCTTTTCTAAAAAATGGACCTTCTCGCTGACAGTCTTGGCATTAGCCAGCATTTATCTGGATTATCAGAGTTTTTTAGGTGTAGAGGCAGGCGTAGCGGTACTGACAACTTTTTTGTATGCCAAATCCCTGGAAACCCGAAACAGACGTGATCTGATTATTGTTTTTAATTTTGCACTATTTGTGGCTGCCAGTTCATTTTTATTTAGCCAGTCGTTTATGATGGCATTGGCCATTCTATTGTGTCTGCTCAGCTGTCTAATCGGGTTGTACCGAATCCAGACCAGCGAGTTTGAGCAAGACCAAAGCTCCCAGCGCCAGGCTTTGCAGCAAGATGCCAAATATGTCGGTAAATTTATCGTCTATGCCATTCCATTTTTTCTGCTGCTTTTTATTTTTTTTCCGCGTTTGCCACCTCTCTGGCATATTCCTATTCCTGAAAATAAAAGCATAACCGGCATTAGTGACAGCATGTCGCCCGGTGATATTGCCGAATTGTCTCAGTCCAGTGCGTTGGCATTCCGGATTATCGGGGACATGAGCAAGTTACCGCCGCGTTCGGAATTATATTGGCGAGCCTTGGTACTGGATGATTATGACGGCCAGCGCTGGACCAGCCATCCTGTGAATCAGCAGCCTTTAATCCAGCAGTCGCGGAACCTTGCTGCAATGAATCATCGCTGGGATTATCAGTATCTGGCAGCTGATCCTTCAGTGTTCTGGATCATGGGGCTGGAAAAATCCATCCCCTTGGAACGCCGTTATTATAATCGTCAGGACTGGAGCATTGTTCCAAGACGCCTGACCCAGAGGGTGGAGCCGATTCATTTACAGTGGATAGACCAGCCAAATGCAGGCCAGGCGTTGGCGCCCCACTATATGCAGCGTATCAATACCCAAATACAGTCCGGTTTAGATCCTGAGGCCCAGCGACTGGCTCAGCGCTTATATCAGCAAAGTGGTGCCGAGCCACGCCGTTATATACACAATGTGCTGAACTGGTATCAGCAGAATGGTTTTGTCTATACCCTCAAGCCCGGCGTCATGGGAAAGAACCGGATTGATGAGTTTTTATTTAAATCCCGGCAAGGTTTTTGCGAGCACTATGCTTCCAGTTTTGTCATGCTGATGCGCTACGCAGGAATTCCGGCCAGAGTAGTGACAGGTTATCAGGGTGGGCAAGCTGCGCCTGATGGACGTAGCTGGGAGGTACGGCAACTGGATGCACATGCTTGGGCCGAAGTCTGGATAGATGACACATGGCAGCGTTTCGATCCCACTGCAATGGTCGCGCCACAACGCATTGATGACGGAATGCAAAATCTGATGACTGAGGATGAGCGAGTTCGGGCCAATTCATCCGGCTGGCCTACCCAGCATCATCTCTGGCTTACCACAATGCGGGTCTGGAGTGATTATGCGAGTTATCAATGGCAAAGCAAGGTGGTGGGTTATAATACAGAATCTCAGCAAAGCTGGATGTCTAAACTCGGTCTGAATTCGGTTTATTCCAGTATTATGCTTATGGTTGCTGGTATCGTCATTCTTGCTTTACTGTATGCGCTCAGCATTTATTGGAAACTTCGGCAGGCGCAATCCCCTTTAGAACGCAGCATACAGCAGTTAAACCAGTCTTTAAGCCAGCCTTTAAAGCAGCAGTCTGCTGAGACCTTTCGCCAGTGGATGTTGCGCTTGTCGAAACAGGCAGATGGCACGGATCCGGCCTTATTTTCTGATGCCATTCAAATTTTTGAGAAACAGGCCTATTCAGGTGTGCAATTAGACACCCAAGAATTAAGCAGATTCAAGGATTTGCTTAAAACTTGTGCATCTGTTTTAAGAGCTAAATAA
- a CDS encoding DUF58 domain-containing protein codes for MDKTWRNWLTKRFQFRQQKQFSQRDILVFIYRQGYLYLILILITFTAGVNYANNLILGFCFLITAILCISFYLTFKQLHGLQIELVADEVGQVGHDMNLHFYFQQQPPRPRYLYIQAGEQLHKVYLDESRQHWILPFYAEKRGKFDYPTIRIYSVYPFGLVRAWTYLYHQNFAWVAPQAKAFSAEHRAYQNRFEPDMDEFRELRNYQSGDSLQAVSWKQFARGQGLYVKVFEQYQDEHSIEIHYEHMPSQSHEEKLEFVMGLIEQCEQQQCAYMLHLPQEVLPKGAGEEQLRKAKQLLAQA; via the coding sequence TTGGATAAAACCTGGCGAAACTGGCTCACCAAACGCTTTCAGTTTAGACAGCAAAAACAGTTTTCACAGCGCGATATTCTGGTCTTTATTTATCGGCAGGGCTATCTGTACCTGATTTTGATCCTGATTACTTTTACTGCTGGTGTGAACTATGCCAATAACCTGATTTTGGGATTCTGCTTTTTAATCACCGCCATATTGTGTATCAGCTTTTATTTAACTTTTAAACAGTTACATGGCTTACAGATTGAACTGGTTGCAGATGAAGTGGGGCAGGTAGGGCATGATATGAATCTGCATTTTTATTTTCAGCAACAGCCGCCACGACCGCGTTATCTGTATATTCAGGCGGGTGAGCAGCTACATAAAGTATATCTGGATGAGTCCAGGCAGCACTGGATTCTCCCTTTTTATGCCGAAAAACGTGGGAAATTTGACTATCCTACAATTCGGATTTATTCAGTTTATCCTTTTGGGCTGGTGCGGGCCTGGACCTATTTATATCATCAGAATTTTGCCTGGGTTGCGCCTCAGGCCAAAGCTTTCAGTGCAGAACATCGTGCCTATCAAAACCGTTTTGAACCAGATATGGATGAGTTTCGCGAACTGCGTAACTATCAGTCTGGAGATTCTTTGCAAGCCGTCTCCTGGAAGCAGTTTGCGCGTGGACAGGGCTTATACGTCAAGGTCTTTGAACAGTATCAGGATGAGCACAGTATTGAAATTCATTATGAGCATATGCCCAGTCAGTCGCACGAGGAAAAGCTGGAATTTGTCATGGGGCTGATTGAGCAGTGTGAGCAGCAGCAATGCGCTTATATGCTGCATTTACCGCAGGAAGTATTGCCCAAAGGTGCTGGCGAGGAACAACTACGCAAAGCTAAGCAGCTTTTGGCACAGGCATAA
- a CDS encoding YbdD/YjiX family protein, whose translation MNLKFAKAGKTVMYKIIKMTVMAQKELILNPKNWSRIATLWQRLQQSFRLMVGVPDYQTYLAHMQQHHSDLEPMDPKTFYRHCVDSRYPSAGGEMKKCPC comes from the coding sequence ATGAACCTGAAGTTTGCCAAAGCGGGTAAAACAGTGATGTATAAAATCATCAAGATGACAGTGATGGCCCAGAAGGAGTTAATTCTGAACCCGAAAAACTGGTCACGGATTGCAACTTTGTGGCAGCGTTTGCAGCAGAGCTTCCGCCTGATGGTGGGCGTGCCAGATTACCAGACTTATCTGGCGCATATGCAGCAGCATCATTCTGATCTGGAGCCAATGGATCCTAAAACCTTTTACCGTCATTGTGTGGATTCTCGCTATCCATCCGCTGGCGGAGAGATGAAAAAATGTCCATGTTAA
- a CDS encoding AAA family ATPase, with protein MIWGMKQKEKLDIAHVNDALEQKVVSYAPRIQQFFEEINAIILDKQAKTRLALCCLIAGGHVLFEDLPGLGKTTLASSLAHLTGLQFQRIQFTNDMLASDVIGINMFNQKEHQFEFKQGPIFTQILLADEINRSSPKTQSALLEAMEEGYVTVDAVRYALPKPFWVIATQNPLFQSGTYALPESQLDRFLMRLSLGYPSRHAEKMLLQQESRFALIASLAHVFTEYEVLALQQLTQQVFISEAVQEYMLDLAEETRKKQHGLSTRGLLALKRAAQAHALIQQRTFVTPDDIQAVFVAVASHRLGLSEAETLNLMQQVAVS; from the coding sequence GTGATCTGGGGCATGAAACAAAAAGAAAAATTAGATATTGCACACGTTAATGATGCGCTTGAGCAGAAGGTGGTCAGTTATGCACCCAGAATCCAGCAATTTTTTGAAGAAATTAATGCCATTATTTTAGATAAACAGGCAAAAACCCGATTGGCGCTGTGCTGCCTTATTGCAGGGGGGCACGTACTATTTGAAGATTTGCCTGGTCTGGGAAAAACCACTTTAGCAAGCAGTCTGGCGCATCTGACAGGGCTGCAATTTCAGCGTATCCAGTTTACTAATGACATGCTGGCCAGTGATGTGATTGGGATTAACATGTTTAATCAGAAAGAACATCAGTTTGAGTTTAAGCAGGGGCCTATTTTTACTCAGATTTTGCTGGCAGATGAAATTAACCGTTCCAGTCCTAAAACTCAAAGTGCCTTGCTTGAAGCCATGGAGGAAGGCTATGTCACTGTCGATGCTGTACGTTATGCCTTGCCGAAACCATTTTGGGTAATTGCCACCCAAAATCCACTTTTCCAGAGTGGCACCTATGCTTTGCCTGAATCGCAATTAGACCGCTTTTTAATGCGGTTGTCTTTGGGCTATCCATCCCGACATGCAGAGAAAATGCTACTACAGCAGGAATCACGTTTTGCCCTCATTGCCAGTCTGGCGCATGTTTTTACAGAATATGAAGTATTGGCATTACAACAGCTGACCCAGCAGGTTTTTATCAGTGAGGCGGTACAGGAGTATATGCTGGATCTGGCAGAAGAAACCCGCAAAAAACAGCATGGACTGTCTACCCGCGGCTTATTGGCGCTCAAGCGCGCAGCACAGGCCCATGCCTTGATCCAGCAGCGGACCTTTGTCACGCCTGATGATATACAGGCGGTATTTGTGGCGGTCGCCTCACATCGTCTGGGTTTAAGTGAAGCAGAAACTTTAAACCTAATGCAACAGGTTGCAGTGAGCTAA